A segment of the Planctomycetota bacterium genome:
GACGTCGCGAGGTGGCAATTCTGCGGAGTCTGGGTGCGACGCGCGACAAAGTGCTCCTGCTCGTTGCCGGCGAGGCGACGCTCATCGGCATCATCGGGGCTGTCGTCGGCATGGTCGGCGGGCACGCGATGGCGGCGATCGCGGGCGAGCTGCTCCGAAGCCGCATCGGTGGCGGCATCGCGTGGTGGACCGTCGGGCCGGATGAACTGGCGTACGTGGGCGGCGTTGTGATTCTCGCGATGCTCGCCGGCATCGTCCCGGCGAGTCTGGCCTACCGGACCAGCGTGGCCGAGCATCTGGCGTCGTAGGCCTGAACAGCCGACGCGTGTTCGGGCGTAACATTCGGCATGAGCAACGCGTCGCTTACGTCAAAGGTCGCGGCCCCCGCGGCGGGAGGAGTGAGTGCCCGGGCCGTCATCTTCGCGATCGTGCTGCTGCTGCCGGTCGCCCTCCTCGCGTGGGTCTTCTACGACGTCAGCACCACCGGCGGCATCAAGAAGCTGCCCGACGGCACCACCTTCGTCGAGCTCCAGGCCATGAGCACCTTCAGCTTCGACCAGGAAGACGGCACGATCGAAGACGTTCCGGAAAAGTACCGCCTGCTCGACGGCGAGCGCGTTGTGCTGGAAGGCGAGATGTACAGCGACGCCGTGCCCGGCGGCGACATCGAGTCGTTCGACCTGGTCTACAGCATCGCCGACTGCTGCCTCGTCGCAGAGCCGCAGGTGCAGCACTTCGTCCGCTCCCAAACCGTCAACGGCCCGGTCCGCCTGCGGCAGGGCGAAGTCCGCGTCATCGGCACCCTTCGCGTGGACGTCGAACGCGACGACACGGGCGTCACCGGCGTCTATCACCTCGCCGTCGAAGGCGTCGAGGCGATCTGATCGTCAAGACTTCGACTTACCGTTGGTGCCGTTGACCTCGGGCGACGGGGCCGGCTCGTCGTCGCCGTCGTCCAGCACGTCGGCCAGCTTGCCTTGGATGCGGTCGACCAGCTTTTTGGCTTCGGGCGGGAGGCTTCGCAGGAAGCCGTCGGCCGAGTTGCCGACTGTGGCGGCGGACATGAAGCGGCTGGACATCTTGGCCATCGTTTCCGGGTCGCCGAAGATCTGCATGTTCGCCTTCGAAAGCATGTGCCCGAGCGACTCCGCTGCGGCGACTCGGACATCCTTGTCGGCGGCGATGCGGAGCTTGTCGATCTCGAAGTTGAGCGCGGCCTCCTCGAACTCGCTGCGGTTGGCCAGCTCTTGACGCTCGACCTCGACGCGCTCGCGCTCGACCTCGACGCGGTCGCGCTCGATGAGCACCTCGACGCTCCGCTTGGCCTTGTCGCCCTCGGCACGCTTCTTCTCGGCATCGGCGTCCGCTTCGGCGAGACGCAGCTTCGCTGCCGCCTGAGCCTCGGCCGACTGCTTCTCTGCGTCGGCTTTCTTGATGACGCGGAAAGCGTCGACCTCGGCATCCGTCTGCTCGCGGATGCGATTCTCGTCGATGACCTGCTGGGCGGCGATCAGCTTCTGCGCGGCGTCGCGCTCGGCCTGGCTCTTGACCTCGACCGTCAACACCTGCTGACGCGCGGCCTCCTTCTCGGCCTCGGCTTCGAGGGCTCGGGCCTGCGCGGCGGCACGCTCTTCCTCTTGTGCGGCGATGGCGGCCTCGCGGCGACGCTCGGCCACCTCGATCGCCTGCTGCTTGGCGACCTCGCTCGTTTCTTCTTCCTGCAGCTTCTCGATCAGGACGACGCGCTTGCCGACTTCCGCCCGCTCGACCGCCAGCTTCCGCTGAACCTCCGCCTCCTCGATCGCCCGCTGACGCTCGATGTCGCGCCGACTGACGGCCTCTTCCTGCTCGATGCGGAACGCCTCCTGTTCGCGCTTCCGCTCCGCCTGAACGTTGGCGACCCGCGTCCGCTGCTCGGCCTCGAACTCGGCCTGGTCGCGTTGCATGTCGAGGACCTGCTTGCGCGTCGCGACGTCCTTGAGCGTGATCTCCTGCTCGCTCTGTCGCTCGATTTCGTTCCGCTGAACCTTGGCCCGCTGGGTGATCTCGGCGATCTTGCGAAGGCCCTGGGCGTCGAAGACGTTGCGCTCTTGCAGCTGGCTCGGGTCAGTCTGGTCGAGCGCGGAAATGGTGACCGACTCCAGCGTCAGGCCGTTGCTCGCAAGGTCGGTGGTGACGATCGCCTGGACCTTGCCGGCAAACTCATCGCGCTTGCTGTGCAACTCGACCAGTTCCTGCGTCGCGGCCACGGTGCGAAGGGCGGAGACGAGCTTCTCCTGCACGAGTTCGCTGACGCTGCCGGGCGTGATGGAGCGATCGCCCAGCGAGCGCGAGGCGTTCAGGATGTCGTCGCCGTTGGCCTGGACCTTGATGTAGAACTCGGCCGACAAGTCGACGCGGAGGTTGTCCTTCGTGATGAGCGCGTGCGGCCCGCGTCGCTCGACGTTGAGCCGCATCGTCTCGAGGCTGACCGGGATGACCTGGTGGACCACCGGCAGGACGATGGTGCCGCCATCCTTGACGACGCGGGCTCCGCCCATGCCGGTCCGCACGAAGGCCTCGTTCGCCGACGCCTTGTGATAGAGCTTGGTGATGACGGCCGCAACGCCGGAGACAATGAGGACGAGAAGCCCGATGCCGCTAAGGATCAGCTTGGTGAAGTCACCGAGCTCCGGCACGAACCACGGCCCGATCGCGAGACACGCGCCGACAAGAAGCATCACGAAGAAAACCATGGGCAGTTGTGAGGAGGAAGTGAACAGGCGAGGGCAGGAGGGTCAGAGGTCGAGCTGTTTGACGCGGAAGACGCCGGCCTGGTAGCCGGTCAGGACGACGTCGGTCCCGGGAGCGATGGTGCCGTCGTGGGTGCGAGCGGGCAACTGATACAAATCGCCACCGG
Coding sequences within it:
- a CDS encoding SPFH domain-containing protein; this encodes MLLVGACLAIGPWFVPELGDFTKLILSGIGLLVLIVSGVAAVITKLYHKASANEAFVRTGMGGARVVKDGGTIVLPVVHQVIPVSLETMRLNVERRGPHALITKDNLRVDLSAEFYIKVQANGDDILNASRSLGDRSITPGSVSELVQEKLVSALRTVAATQELVELHSKRDEFAGKVQAIVTTDLASNGLTLESVTISALDQTDPSQLQERNVFDAQGLRKIAEITQRAKVQRNEIERQSEQEITLKDVATRKQVLDMQRDQAEFEAEQRTRVANVQAERKREQEAFRIEQEEAVSRRDIERQRAIEEAEVQRKLAVERAEVGKRVVLIEKLQEEETSEVAKQQAIEVAERRREAAIAAQEEERAAAQARALEAEAEKEAARQQVLTVEVKSQAERDAAQKLIAAQQVIDENRIREQTDAEVDAFRVIKKADAEKQSAEAQAAAKLRLAEADADAEKKRAEGDKAKRSVEVLIERDRVEVERERVEVERQELANRSEFEEAALNFEIDKLRIAADKDVRVAAAESLGHMLSKANMQIFGDPETMAKMSSRFMSAATVGNSADGFLRSLPPEAKKLVDRIQGKLADVLDDGDDEPAPSPEVNGTNGKSKS